In Clostridium omnivorum, the DNA window GGAGTAACAAACCATATAGTAAATCTCTTACAGTTAACTGTTCACCCTCAAATATATAGATTTTACTTCCATCTGCAAAAGGAGGATTCTTTCCAACAGTAACGATATCATCTAAGTTGCATTTTTCTAAGGTTAATAGTGCAGTCATAATCTTAGTAGTTGATGCAGGTGGAAAAGCAGCGTTCATATTTTTAGAATATAGAATTTCCCCAGTAGCTGCATCCATTAAAACTGCGCCTTCAGCAGATACTGTTGGTTCAGGTTCTTTTGCTAAAACCTTTAAATTTATATTAGAAAAAATAATAATTGACGATAATAAAATAGTTAAAAACTTTTTCATTTTTGCCTCCTAAAACGATACTAATAAAAGTATATCAAAAAAGTTTTAAATAAGCGACAAAAATTTTATAATATGTCAATAATTTAGATAGATGATATGGTTTTATAATATATGGAGGTCATTTATGAGAGAAAAAAAGAAGATAATTGGATCAATAGTCATTTTAATAGTATTTTTTGCGTTTTTGGTTGTAGGGTATTTTATATCCAGACCTAAGGCACATAATCCAAATGAGAATGATATATTTGTAGATAGTCAATCTGTGGAAAAACAGGATGCTAAATTAATAACGGTATGCATAGAAGGTGAAGTTAAATCACCTGGTGTATACAAATTAGAAACAGGCAGCATTGTACAAGAACTAGTTAAGAAGGCTGGGGGATTTACTGAAAATGCAGATAAAAACCCGAAGCTTAATTTGGCAAGAAAGCTTAAGGATGAGGACTTTATTTATATTGATAAAAAAGGGGAAACTGCCAATAATAGCTTAAAGTCAAGTGCTTCAAATGCATCAAAGGTTGAAGATAAAGTTAATATTAACACTGCAACTTTAGACGAATTAGATAAGGTAAGTGGAATAGGTCCTGTGACAGCTCAAAAAATAATAGATTATAGAGATAAGAATGGTTATTTTAATACCATTGAAGATTTAAAAAAAATTGGTGGAATTGGAGATAAGACAATAAATAAATTTAGGGATAAGGTAGACATTAGATAGCTATTATTATAAAATTATTTTGAAGATTTACAAAAGAAGAGCACTCTCAAATAGGATAATTAATAGTTATGCATTTTATTGGATGCAGGTTAAAGTAATAATTATATCTATTGGGAGGCTATGATTAAGAAGGAGGGTTAATATGGATAAGAGATTAACTGAAATGACAAGAACCTCCGGGTGAGCAGCCAAAATAGGGCCGGAGACCCTTTCGAATATACTAAGTAAATTACCTAAAATGGAAGATAAAAACTTGATTGTGGGAATTGAAACCTCAGATGATGCAGCTGTTTACAAATTAAATGATGAAATGGCTACTATACAAACATTAGACTTTTTTACACCTGTTGTTGATGATCCATATACTTATGGACAGATAGCTGCAGCTAATTCTCTAAGTGATGTATATGCCATGGGTGGTAAGCCAATTATGGCCTTGAACATTGTATGTTTTCCAACTTGTTTATCCATGGATATCTTAGGAGAAATTCTAAGAGGTGGAGCAGACAAAGTAATTGAAGCAGGAGCAGTAGTAGTAGGTGGGCATACTGTTGATGATAATGAACCAAAGTTTGGTTTATCAGTTACAGGAATAGTTCATCCACAGAAGGTTTTAAAAAATTGCGGATGCAAAGTAGGAGAAGTAATTATTTTAACAAAACCTCTAGGTACAGGAATAATAAATACAGCTATAAAGGGAGAAGTAGCTTCTAAAGATGCTTATAATACCGCTGTAGAAGTAATGGCGACATTGAATAAATATGCTGCAGAAATAATTACAAAATATCCTATAAGTGCCTGCACAGATATTACTGGCTTTGGGATAATGGGACATGGATATGAGATGGCCAGCGGCTCAAATGTGACACTAAAGCTATTTAAAGATAAAATTCCTTATATAAATGAAGCTAAAGAATATGCAGAGATGGGACTTGTACCTGAAGGAAGCTACAACAACAGGACTTATTTGCAAGGAAAATATGAGTTAAGAGATGTTCCTGAGTGGATGGAAGATATTTTATTTGACCCACAAACTTCAGGAGGACTTCTGTTTAGCTGCTCAGAAGATGAAAGTGAAAAAATACTTAAAGAATTAAATGAGCTTAAGTTAAAATCATCAATTGTTGGAAAAGTATTACCTTACGAAGAAAGCTATATTGTTGTAGAATAATAAGCTTAGCATTGTGCTAATTATTATTCATTAATACTGTGAAAGGCAGGTTAAAGGGATGGAGAAAAAAGAACTTCTTAGAGCATTGCCTAAAGTAGATGAGCTTTTGAACGAAGAAGTGGTTAAAATGTCTCTGGACAAAGCAATGAGGATTTTTGTTATAGAATCTTTGAGAGAAAGTATAGATAAGTATAGAAAAGAAATTTTAGACGGAAAGATCAGTGAGTTTTCTAAACAAGATATATTACAGTGTTTTGATAATATTTTAAAACACAAAAATGATCCTAACTTGAAAAGTGTGATAAATGCTACTGGTGTTATTATCCATACTAATTTAGGGAGATCTTTGCTGTGCAAAGAAGCTGCTCTAAATGTATTAAGAGTTGCAGAAAACTACAATAATTTAGAATACAATCTTGAAGGCGGTCAAAGAGGCTCAAGGTATGAGCATGTTGAAGATTTGATTGTAAAAATAACTGGTGCTGAAGCAGCAATGGTGGTTAACAATAATGCAGCAGCAGTTATGCTTGTATTAAGTACACTCTGTAAAGAAAAGCAGGCAGTTGTATCAAGAGGTCAGCTAGTTGAAATTGGAGGTTCCTTTAGAATACCAGATGTTATGAGTTTCAGTGGAGCAGAGCTAATTGAAGTTGGTACTACTAATAGGACACATCTATATGATTATGAAAATAATATAAATGAAAACACAGGGGTATTACTTAAGGTACATACATCTAATTTTAAAATTATGGGATTTACCGAGGAGGTAGGAATTGAAGAACTTGTGGAACTAGGCTGCAAATATAAGATTCCTGTTGTAGAGGATATAGGAAGCGGAGTGCTAATTGATTTTTCAAAATATGGTTTTACCCATGAACCAACTGTTCAGGAAAGCATAAGAAAAGGAATAGATGTGGTTACCTTCAGCGGAGATAAAATGCTTGGAGGACCACAAGCTGGAATTATAGCTGGAAAGAAAGAATACATAGATAGAATTAAAAAGAATCAACTTACACGCGCATTAAGAATAGATAAGATGACACTAGCAGCATTGGAAGGGACCCTAAAATTCTATCTTGACGAAAAAGAAGCAGTAAAACACTTGCCTACTTTATACATGATTTTGAGTTCCAAGGAAGAACATAAGAAAAGAGCTCATAAATTAAAGAATAAACTTCAAAAAGAAATAAATAATATTAATTTTACCATAGATCAGGATTTCTCAATGGTAGGTGGAGGTTCTATGCCTACAGAGAGAATACAAACCTATGTTATAAAGGCAAAATGTGATGAAATAACACCTGAACAGATGGAATTGAAGTTAAGAAAAAATTCTACTCCAATTATAGTTAGAGTTTTTAATGGAGAAATAATAATGGACCTTAGAACTATAAAGGATAGTGATTTTGAAGTTATAGTTGAGGCCTTTAGGAATATTACAGTATAGTGGAGATGGGAAGATGAAACATATAATTGTTGGTACAGCAGGGCATATAGATCATGGCAAAACCACACTAATAAAAGCGTTAACAGGTAGAGAAACTGATACATTAAAAGAAGAAAAAGAAAGAGGGATATCCATTAATTTGGGATTTACTTTTTTTGATCTTCCTTCTGGCAGAAGAGCAGGAATTATCGATGTACCAGGACATGAAAAATTTATTAAAAATATGCTTGCTGGCATAAGCAGCGTGGATTTAGTTTTACTTGTTATAGCTGCTGATGAAGGAATAATGCCACAGACTAGGGAACACTTTGAAATTCTTCAACTTTTAAATGTTAAAAAGGGAATAATTGTGCTTACTAAGGCAGACATGGTAGATCAAGAATGGCTTGAAATGATAAAAGAAGATGTAAAAAATGAATTTAAAAACACCTTTTTAGAAAATGCACCACTGCATGCAGTGTCTTCAAAAACAGGGGCTGGTATTCAGGAACTTATAGCTGAAATAGATAAAGCTACTGAACAAGTTGAAGCTAAGGATACTGAGGGACATTTTAGGCTGACGGTGGATAGAGTATTTTCCGTAAGCGGCTTTGGCACAGTAATAACTGGAACAATAATAAGTGGAAGAATTAATGAAGGAGAGACTGTTCAAATATATCCTTCAAATATAGTTACAAAGGTAAGGGGAATCCAGGTACATGAAAGTTCTGTTAAATTTGCTGAGGCTGGGCAGAGATGTGCAATTAATCTTGCTAATGTAAAGGTAGACGAAATAACAAGGGGCGACGTAATATCAAAAGAAAATCTTATGGAACCTTCTATGATCGTGGATGCATCCTTATACTATTTAAAAAATGCAGAAAAACCTTTAGAAAATAGGCAGAGGGTAAGGTTATATCATGGTACAAGTGAAATTCTTTGCAGGGTTATTTTGCTTGATAAAGAAGAACTAAACCCTGGAGAGAGTGGGTATGTGCAATTAAGGCTAGAAGCGCCACTTACAGCACAAAGAGGAGACAGATTCGTTATAAGAAGTTACTCTCCTATGGACACAATTGGTGGAGGGGTAATAATTGAACCTGTTTCAAAAAAAGCTAAAAGATTTGATAGTGGATATATCGAAGAAATAAAGATAAAAGAGAGTGGAAAAAGTGAGAATATAATTGAAAACACAGTATATAATTTAAGTGAGTCTTTTCCAGAGGTCTCAAGCATCCTAAAGTCTTTAGGAAAAAATGAAGAAGCTATTGAAGATAAATTGAATGAACTTGTTAAAGACAGAAAAGTTGTAAGGCTGACTTCTCTTGATAAAGTTATATATGTTCATAATAAATATTTAAAAGAAAAGGCTGAAAAGCTTGAAGAAATTCTTATTAAATACCATAAGGATAATCCACTTAAAGCAGGCATGCCAAAAGAGGAAGTTAAGAATAAAATATTCGGAAAGAGCATTAAGCAAAAGACTTATGATGAGATACTTAATATATTTGCTGAAAGAAACAATATAAGAATAAATGGTACCTTTATAGCAAATTTCAATTTTGAAATTAACTATACAAAGGAACAACTCCGAATAAAAGATAAAATTGCAGCTGCTTTTGATGAAGGAAAATATATGCCTCCCAAATATGAGGACTTACTTGCAGGTGAAAAAGATAAAAAGAATTTTAAGATGGTATATGATTCATTGCTTGATACCGGAGTTTTAGTTAAGGCATCAGAGGATTGTATTATATTAAAAGAATACTATGAAGCTTCAAAGTCAATGGTAATTGAATTTATAAAAGAAAATCAAAGTATTACTGCAGCACAGGCAAGAGATCTATTTAATACAAGCAGAAAATATGCTGTTGCACTATTAGAACATTTTGATAGCATAAAGCTTACAAAGAGACTAGAAGATAATAGAGTGCTTTATTAAAAGAAATTGATGTATAATTTGAATTCCCTTCAAAATGAAGGGAATTCAATAAAATAATATATTTACAACTTAGCAGTGCTGTGATATAATTCATTTGTTCTTAAATTAATCTAATATGGGAGTAGATGGGTGCTGGTGTGCCCGCCAGTCTTCAAAACTGTGTTGTCGTGCTAAGACCACGATGGGTGTGTTCGATTCACACATACTCCCGCCAAATAAAAAGCCACCAAACTTGTGAAATGAAAGTTTCTATAGTTTGGTGGTTAAAGTATTTTTTGATGAAAATTTACTCTTTTTACTATGTTAAAAATAAGTTTATATGATAAGTAAATAAAATATATGAAGAAAAATTCATACAGGTATGTAAATAATCACCATGATGTTATATAATTTATATGTTTGATTGTTTGTTAAAAAAATGACATTAATAATTTTTTACATTTACATAAAATAAGGAGGTAAGATGTATGCAAATTGTTAATAATATAAAAGATACAGCCTTGATTTTTGAGGGTGGAGGGATGCGTGCAAGTTATACAGCAGGTATTTTAAATAATCTACTTGAGCAAGAGATATATTTTGACTATGTTGCGGGAATTTCAGCTGGTTCTAGTCATACTGCTAATTATCTATCAAGAGATATAGCAAGGTCTAAACGTTCTTTTGTAGATTTAGTATTAGATCCTAATTTTGGGGGATGGAAATCCTTTATAAAACGTGAAGGTTTTTTTAGATCACAATATATTTATGAAGAAACCCATTATCCTGACGCAGCTTTACCTTTTGATTTTGAAACCTTTATGGCAAATCCTGCTCAGCTTCGCATAGGGGCGTTTGATCGTGACTGTGGTGAAATGAAGTACTTTGCAAAAGAAGATATTCACCAGATTAGTGATTTGATGAAAATTGTTAGAAGCTCATCTTCTATGCCAATATTTATGCCGGAGACATATTACTCAAATCACTACTATGTAGATGGTGGTTTAGGAGGGGGAATTCCTCTAGATATTGCTAAAAAAGATGGATTTAAAAAGTTTTTTGTAGTTCTTACACGCGAAAAAGGTTACAGAAAAAAGCCATTAAAATATACAGGCATTATTAAAGCATATTATCGAAAGTATCCACTTGTAGTGGAAGCTATGTTGAATAGGTATAAAGTTTATAATCAAATACTTGAGGAACTTGAACAGCTAGAAAGTGAAGGTAAGGCTTTTCTTGTTTATCCTGAAGCAATGAAAATCTCTAATCGGGAAACAAACTATGAAAAGCTATCTGAAAGTTATAATTTAGGCTATGAACAAGGACAAAGGGATTTGCCAAAGTGGGAGAAATTTTTAGGTATTGTCTAGATAAATTATATAGTGGAGTATTAAAATATTCATATTTTTGCTAAATAAAAAACTCTTGATTTGAATAAAGCTTATCAAGAGTTTTTTATAATCAAAGCTCATTTTAACAGTAAATATTTATATTTTTATGTTATACCAAATATTTATCGTATATTTTATTAGTACAACCATAGTCAATTAAAACTGGTTTATTGTTTAAAATCCCCCAAGAACTAATAGCGATGATATCTTCGTAAAGGAGATCATAATATTTTAGTAAGGGTTTCATCTCTTTAAAAAATTCACTTTTTTTCCTCGTATTTAATATTTGAAGCATATTAAGACCTCTGTTAGTTATTATAGAATTAAGAGGAAGAGCTCTTTTCATAATAATAATATCATTTTTATAGTATTCAATAGGGCAAAGATATTCTTTTAAACTTTCATTAGCGCTATTAAATATATTATTTTCTACTTTATTTTGAAGTACACCTGAAGTGTTACGAGGTACTTTGATTACATAATTTTCATCTATTGCATAAACTTTTCGTCCGGATCCTTTACCTATGAAGTGCAAGTTAGATTCTATGAGATATTTATCCGTTTCACAAAGCCTTATAAATTCATCTTTTATAGTATCCATTTTTATACCTCCATTGTAAAAAATGCTAAAAGAAAGCATATTCATGGTATATAATAATATATAATTGAAAACTCAATTTTGTTACAATATTAATAAATGGACACTTTGCTCCTATAGATATTGGCATATTTGTTTAAAGTTTTCTATTTTGCCACCGAAAATTACTATAGAAAGCAGCTCAAGTTCATAAATGCAGGATACGGAGCAGTTAATAATTGTTATGTGCTGCTAAGGAATACAGGAGGGTTGTTATGTCTGAGTGGTGTAACAAAGGCTGGGTCGAGGTTGTAAAAAGGCTTAATAGCGATTCAATAAATGGATTATCTATGAAACAGATTGAAGAACTAACTATAAAAGATAAAATTAATAACAAAAATAACGGGAATAATATAGGTATATTTAATATAGGCTATAATACAATTAAGAACTTATGGATTATATATATAATAGGTTTTATAGTATTGAACTTAGTGGTAAAAAACTATGAAACCACTTTGATTTTTTTCATAATTTTACTGATAAATCTACTAATACTAACATTTAATAAGTACGTTGAAGAAAAAAGACTTGATAAATTGGAAAAATTAAATCCAGTGTCCTGTAGGGTTATTCGTGAGGGAAGAATACACAGAATAAATCCAAAGGACTTAGTTATAGGGGATATTGTACTGGTTGA includes these proteins:
- a CDS encoding helix-hairpin-helix domain-containing protein → MREKKKIIGSIVILIVFFAFLVVGYFISRPKAHNPNENDIFVDSQSVEKQDAKLITVCIEGEVKSPGVYKLETGSIVQELVKKAGGFTENADKNPKLNLARKLKDEDFIYIDKKGETANNSLKSSASNASKVEDKVNINTATLDELDKVSGIGPVTAQKIIDYRDKNGYFNTIEDLKKIGGIGDKTINKFRDKVDIR
- the selD gene encoding selenide, water dikinase SelD codes for the protein MDKRLTEMTRTSGUAAKIGPETLSNILSKLPKMEDKNLIVGIETSDDAAVYKLNDEMATIQTLDFFTPVVDDPYTYGQIAAANSLSDVYAMGGKPIMALNIVCFPTCLSMDILGEILRGGADKVIEAGAVVVGGHTVDDNEPKFGLSVTGIVHPQKVLKNCGCKVGEVIILTKPLGTGIINTAIKGEVASKDAYNTAVEVMATLNKYAAEIITKYPISACTDITGFGIMGHGYEMASGSNVTLKLFKDKIPYINEAKEYAEMGLVPEGSYNNRTYLQGKYELRDVPEWMEDILFDPQTSGGLLFSCSEDESEKILKELNELKLKSSIVGKVLPYEESYIVVE
- the selA gene encoding L-seryl-tRNA(Sec) selenium transferase, which codes for MEKKELLRALPKVDELLNEEVVKMSLDKAMRIFVIESLRESIDKYRKEILDGKISEFSKQDILQCFDNILKHKNDPNLKSVINATGVIIHTNLGRSLLCKEAALNVLRVAENYNNLEYNLEGGQRGSRYEHVEDLIVKITGAEAAMVVNNNAAAVMLVLSTLCKEKQAVVSRGQLVEIGGSFRIPDVMSFSGAELIEVGTTNRTHLYDYENNINENTGVLLKVHTSNFKIMGFTEEVGIEELVELGCKYKIPVVEDIGSGVLIDFSKYGFTHEPTVQESIRKGIDVVTFSGDKMLGGPQAGIIAGKKEYIDRIKKNQLTRALRIDKMTLAALEGTLKFYLDEKEAVKHLPTLYMILSSKEEHKKRAHKLKNKLQKEINNINFTIDQDFSMVGGGSMPTERIQTYVIKAKCDEITPEQMELKLRKNSTPIIVRVFNGEIIMDLRTIKDSDFEVIVEAFRNITV
- the selB gene encoding selenocysteine-specific translation elongation factor, with the translated sequence MKHIIVGTAGHIDHGKTTLIKALTGRETDTLKEEKERGISINLGFTFFDLPSGRRAGIIDVPGHEKFIKNMLAGISSVDLVLLVIAADEGIMPQTREHFEILQLLNVKKGIIVLTKADMVDQEWLEMIKEDVKNEFKNTFLENAPLHAVSSKTGAGIQELIAEIDKATEQVEAKDTEGHFRLTVDRVFSVSGFGTVITGTIISGRINEGETVQIYPSNIVTKVRGIQVHESSVKFAEAGQRCAINLANVKVDEITRGDVISKENLMEPSMIVDASLYYLKNAEKPLENRQRVRLYHGTSEILCRVILLDKEELNPGESGYVQLRLEAPLTAQRGDRFVIRSYSPMDTIGGGVIIEPVSKKAKRFDSGYIEEIKIKESGKSENIIENTVYNLSESFPEVSSILKSLGKNEEAIEDKLNELVKDRKVVRLTSLDKVIYVHNKYLKEKAEKLEEILIKYHKDNPLKAGMPKEEVKNKIFGKSIKQKTYDEILNIFAERNNIRINGTFIANFNFEINYTKEQLRIKDKIAAAFDEGKYMPPKYEDLLAGEKDKKNFKMVYDSLLDTGVLVKASEDCIILKEYYEASKSMVIEFIKENQSITAAQARDLFNTSRKYAVALLEHFDSIKLTKRLEDNRVLY
- a CDS encoding patatin-like phospholipase family protein, with translation MQIVNNIKDTALIFEGGGMRASYTAGILNNLLEQEIYFDYVAGISAGSSHTANYLSRDIARSKRSFVDLVLDPNFGGWKSFIKREGFFRSQYIYEETHYPDAALPFDFETFMANPAQLRIGAFDRDCGEMKYFAKEDIHQISDLMKIVRSSSSMPIFMPETYYSNHYYVDGGLGGGIPLDIAKKDGFKKFFVVLTREKGYRKKPLKYTGIIKAYYRKYPLVVEAMLNRYKVYNQILEELEQLESEGKAFLVYPEAMKISNRETNYEKLSESYNLGYEQGQRDLPKWEKFLGIV